A genomic stretch from Serratia entomophila includes:
- a CDS encoding glutamine amidotransferase-related protein: MADILLLDNVDSFTYNLVDQLRASGHQVVIYRNQIAADLIIERLQQMEQPVLMLSPGPGTPAEAGCMPELLQRLRGQLPIIGICLGHQAIVEAYGGHVGQAGEILHGKASAITHDGEGMFAGMANPLPVARYHSLVGSNIPAELTVNARFGEMVMAVRDDRHRVCGFQFHPESILTTQGARLLEQTLAWALAQ; the protein is encoded by the coding sequence ATGGCCGATATCTTACTGCTCGACAACGTCGATTCCTTTACCTACAACCTGGTCGATCAGCTGCGCGCCAGCGGCCATCAGGTGGTGATTTACCGCAACCAGATCGCCGCCGATCTGATTATTGAACGCCTGCAACAGATGGAACAGCCGGTGCTGATGCTGTCGCCGGGCCCGGGAACCCCTGCCGAGGCCGGCTGCATGCCGGAACTGCTGCAGCGCCTGCGGGGCCAGCTGCCGATTATCGGCATTTGCCTCGGCCACCAGGCGATTGTCGAAGCCTACGGCGGCCACGTCGGCCAGGCCGGCGAGATCCTGCACGGCAAGGCCTCGGCGATTACCCACGACGGCGAAGGCATGTTTGCCGGCATGGCCAACCCGCTGCCGGTGGCGCGTTACCATTCGCTGGTCGGCAGCAATATTCCGGCCGAACTCACCGTCAACGCCCGCTTTGGCGAGATGGTGATGGCGGTGCGCGACGATCGGCATCGCGTATGCGGCTTCCAGTTCCACCCGGAATCCATCCTGACCACCCAGGGCGCTCGCCTGCTTGAGCAGACGCTGGCCTGGGCGCTGGCGCAGTAA
- the trpD gene encoding anthranilate phosphoribosyltransferase yields the protein MQPILEKLYRAESMSQQESQQLFSAIVRGELEPSQLAAALISMKVRGERPEEIAGAAMALLDDAQPFPRPDYPFADIVGTGGDGTNSINISTASAFVAAACGAKIAKHGNRSVSSRSGSSDLLAAFGIRLDLPAEEARKALDDLGVCFLFAPQYHTGFRHAMPVRQQLKTRTLFNVLGPLINPARPPLALIGVYSPELVLPIAETLRVLGYRRAAVVHGGGMDEVAIHAPTHVAELNNGEITSYQLTPQSFGLETYPLEALLGGTPEENRDILARLLQGKGEPAHAAAVAANVALLLKLFGHEDLRQNARQALDVIHSGQAYERVTALAARG from the coding sequence ATGCAACCTATTCTTGAAAAGCTGTACCGCGCCGAGTCGATGAGCCAGCAGGAAAGCCAGCAGTTATTCAGCGCCATCGTGCGCGGTGAGCTGGAGCCGAGCCAACTGGCGGCGGCGTTGATCAGCATGAAAGTCCGCGGCGAGCGCCCGGAAGAGATCGCCGGCGCCGCCATGGCGTTGCTGGACGACGCTCAGCCATTCCCGCGCCCTGACTACCCGTTCGCCGATATCGTCGGCACCGGCGGCGACGGCACCAACAGCATCAATATTTCTACCGCCAGCGCTTTTGTCGCGGCGGCCTGCGGCGCGAAAATCGCCAAGCACGGCAACCGCAGCGTCTCCAGCCGTTCGGGATCTTCCGATCTGCTGGCGGCGTTCGGCATCCGGCTGGATCTGCCGGCGGAAGAGGCGCGTAAAGCGCTGGACGATCTCGGTGTTTGCTTCCTGTTTGCCCCGCAGTATCACACCGGTTTTCGCCACGCGATGCCGGTGCGCCAACAGCTGAAGACCCGCACGCTGTTCAACGTGCTGGGGCCGTTGATCAACCCGGCGCGCCCGCCGCTGGCGCTGATCGGCGTTTACAGCCCGGAGCTGGTGCTGCCGATCGCCGAAACCCTGCGGGTGTTGGGCTACCGGCGCGCCGCGGTGGTGCACGGCGGCGGTATGGATGAGGTGGCGATCCACGCCCCGACTCACGTGGCCGAACTGAACAACGGCGAAATCACCAGCTACCAGCTGACGCCACAATCCTTCGGGTTGGAAACCTACCCGCTGGAGGCGCTGCTGGGCGGCACGCCGGAAGAAAACCGTGACATTCTGGCACGGTTGTTACAAGGTAAAGGCGAACCGGCGCACGCCGCAGCGGTAGCCGCTAACGTGGCGTTGCTGCTGAAGTTATTCGGACATGAAGACCTGCGCCAAAATGCGCGGCAGGCACTGGATGTGATTCACAGCGGGCAGGCTTACGAGCGAGTCACCGCACTGGCGGCAAGAGGATAA
- the trpCF gene encoding bifunctional indole-3-glycerol-phosphate synthase TrpC/phosphoribosylanthranilate isomerase TrpF: MQETVLNKIVRDKAQWVAARQQQQPLAGFQNEIVPSERGFYHALQGTRTAFILECKKASPSKGLIRENFDPVEIAAVYKDFASAISVLTDEKYFQGSFDFLPLVSKTVTQPVLCKDFIIDPYQIYLARFYQADAILLMLSVLNDDQYRQLAAVAHSLNMGVLTEVISEEELQRAIALEARVVGINNRDLRDLSIDLDRTRQLAPRVPHGVTVISESGINNYGQIRELSHYANGFLIGSALMSETDLRAAVRRVILGDNKVCGLTRPQDAAAAYQAGALYGGLIFVGRSPRYVDINRAREVISGAPLKYVGVFCDAQVDTVVKTVERLGLQAVQLHGAEDQAYITALRARLPAGCQIWKALSVKDKLPERDLQHVDRFLLDNGAGGTGQRFDWSLLQGEDLGNVMLAGGLGADNCVEAAKLGCAGLDFNSGVESQPGIKDAARLAAVFQTLRAY; this comes from the coding sequence ATGCAGGAAACCGTGCTCAACAAGATTGTTCGTGACAAAGCGCAATGGGTCGCAGCACGACAACAACAACAGCCACTGGCCGGCTTTCAGAACGAAATCGTCCCGAGCGAACGCGGCTTTTACCACGCGCTGCAGGGCACCAGAACGGCGTTTATTCTTGAATGCAAAAAGGCCTCGCCCTCCAAAGGGTTGATCCGCGAAAACTTTGACCCGGTGGAAATCGCCGCGGTGTATAAAGACTTCGCTTCGGCCATCTCGGTATTGACCGATGAAAAATACTTCCAGGGCAGCTTCGATTTCCTGCCGCTGGTCAGCAAAACTGTGACTCAGCCGGTGCTGTGCAAAGACTTTATTATCGATCCGTATCAGATTTACCTGGCGCGCTTCTACCAGGCCGACGCCATTCTGTTGATGCTGTCGGTGCTGAACGACGATCAATATCGCCAGCTGGCGGCGGTGGCGCACAGCCTCAATATGGGCGTGCTGACCGAAGTGATAAGCGAAGAAGAGCTGCAGCGGGCGATCGCCCTGGAAGCGCGCGTGGTCGGCATCAATAACCGTGACCTGCGCGACCTGAGCATCGATCTGGACCGTACCCGCCAGTTGGCGCCGCGCGTGCCGCACGGCGTCACGGTGATTAGCGAATCGGGCATCAACAACTACGGCCAGATCCGCGAACTGAGCCACTACGCCAACGGCTTCCTGATCGGCAGCGCGCTGATGTCGGAAACCGACCTGCGCGCCGCGGTGCGCCGGGTGATCCTGGGCGACAACAAGGTCTGCGGGCTGACCCGGCCGCAGGACGCCGCGGCCGCTTATCAGGCCGGCGCCCTCTACGGCGGGCTGATCTTCGTTGGCCGCTCACCGCGCTATGTAGACATCAACCGCGCTCGCGAGGTGATCTCCGGTGCGCCATTGAAATACGTCGGGGTGTTCTGCGACGCGCAGGTCGACACGGTGGTGAAAACCGTCGAGCGCCTCGGTCTGCAGGCGGTGCAGCTGCACGGCGCCGAAGATCAGGCCTATATCACCGCCCTGCGCGCCCGTCTGCCGGCGGGCTGCCAAATCTGGAAAGCGCTGAGCGTGAAAGATAAGCTGCCGGAGCGCGATCTGCAGCACGTCGATCGTTTCCTGCTGGACAACGGCGCCGGCGGCACTGGCCAACGTTTCGACTGGTCATTATTGCAGGGCGAAGATCTGGGCAACGTGATGCTGGCCGGCGGCCTGGGCGCTGACAACTGCGTCGAAGCGGCCAAGCTCGGCTGTGCCGGCCTGGACTTTAACTCCGGCGTGGAAAGCCAGCCCGGCATCAAAGATGCCGCCCGTCTGGCCGCGGTGTTCCAAACCCTGCGCGCTTACTGA
- the trpB gene encoding tryptophan synthase subunit beta has protein sequence MMTLLNPYFGEFGGQYVPQILMPALKQLEEAFVSAQRDPEFQAEFIDLLKNYAGRPTALTLCKNLTAGTKTKLYLKREDLLHGGAHKTNQVLGQALLAKRMGKTEIIAETGAGQHGVASALACALLGLKCRIYMGAKDIERQSPNVFRMRLMGAEVIPVHSGSSTLKDACNEALRDWSGSYEKAHYMLGTAAGPHPYPTIVREFQRMIGEETKAQMLEREGRLPDAVLACVGGGSNAIGMFADFIDDAGVGLIGVEPAGLGIETGQHGAPLKHGHVGIYFGMKAPMMQTAEGQIEESYSISAGLDFPSVGPQHAYLNSIGRAEYVSITDDEALDAFKALSRSEGIIPALESSHALAHALKMIRETPQKEQILVVNLSGRGDKDIFTVHDILKARGEI, from the coding sequence ATAATGACGCTGCTTAACCCCTACTTCGGCGAATTTGGTGGTCAATACGTACCGCAAATTCTGATGCCGGCCCTGAAACAGCTGGAAGAAGCCTTCGTCAGCGCCCAGCGCGACCCTGAATTTCAGGCTGAATTTATCGACCTGCTGAAAAACTACGCGGGCCGCCCGACGGCGCTGACGCTGTGCAAAAACCTCACCGCCGGCACCAAGACCAAGCTTTATCTGAAGCGCGAAGATTTGCTGCACGGCGGCGCGCACAAAACCAACCAGGTGCTGGGCCAGGCGCTGCTCGCCAAGCGCATGGGCAAAACCGAGATCATCGCGGAAACCGGCGCCGGCCAACACGGCGTGGCCTCCGCTTTGGCCTGTGCGCTGCTGGGCTTGAAATGCCGCATCTATATGGGCGCCAAGGACATCGAACGCCAGTCGCCGAACGTGTTCCGCATGCGCCTGATGGGTGCGGAAGTGATCCCGGTGCACAGCGGCTCCTCCACCCTGAAAGACGCCTGCAACGAGGCGCTGCGCGACTGGTCCGGCAGCTATGAAAAAGCCCACTACATGCTCGGCACCGCGGCTGGCCCACACCCGTACCCGACCATAGTGCGCGAATTCCAACGCATGATCGGCGAAGAAACCAAGGCGCAGATGCTGGAGCGCGAAGGCCGTTTACCTGACGCGGTGCTGGCTTGCGTCGGCGGCGGCTCCAATGCCATCGGCATGTTCGCCGACTTTATCGATGACGCCGGCGTCGGCCTGATCGGCGTAGAGCCTGCCGGGCTGGGCATTGAGACCGGCCAGCACGGCGCGCCGCTCAAACACGGGCACGTCGGCATTTACTTCGGCATGAAGGCGCCGATGATGCAGACCGCCGAAGGCCAGATCGAAGAATCCTATTCGATCTCCGCCGGTCTGGACTTCCCGTCCGTCGGGCCGCAGCATGCCTATCTGAACAGCATCGGCCGCGCGGAATACGTGTCTATTACCGATGACGAAGCGCTGGACGCCTTCAAGGCGCTGTCGCGCAGCGAAGGCATCATCCCGGCGCTGGAATCTTCCCACGCCCTGGCCCACGCGTTGAAAATGATCCGTGAAACGCCGCAGAAAGAGCAGATCCTGGTAGTTAACCTGTCTGGCCGCGGCGACAAAGACATATTTACCGTTCACGACATTCTGAAAGCACGGGGAGAAATCTGA
- the trpA gene encoding tryptophan synthase subunit alpha → MERYQQLFKRLESNKEGAFVPFVTLGDPNPALSLQIIDTLVEAGADALELGIPFSDPLADGPTIQSAALRAFASGVTPTQCFEMLAAIRQKHPTIPIGLLMYANLVFHKGIDAFYQRCADVGVDSVLIADVPFEESAPFRAAATRHGIAPIFICPPNADDELLREISSHGRGYTYLLSRAGVTGTESRAQLPLHHLVNKLREYHAAPPLQGFGISDPGQVKDALQAGAAGAISGSAIVKIIEQNQANPSEMLAKLASFVSSMKAATRG, encoded by the coding sequence ATGGAACGTTATCAGCAACTGTTCAAACGCCTGGAAAGCAACAAGGAAGGCGCGTTCGTCCCGTTCGTGACGTTGGGCGATCCTAACCCGGCGCTGTCGCTGCAGATTATCGATACCCTGGTGGAAGCCGGCGCCGATGCGCTGGAATTGGGCATCCCCTTTTCCGATCCGCTGGCCGACGGCCCGACCATTCAGAGCGCGGCGCTGCGTGCGTTCGCCTCCGGCGTGACGCCGACCCAGTGCTTCGAGATGCTGGCGGCAATCCGCCAGAAGCACCCGACCATTCCAATCGGGCTGCTGATGTACGCCAACCTGGTGTTCCATAAAGGCATAGACGCGTTTTACCAGCGCTGCGCCGACGTGGGCGTGGACTCGGTGCTGATCGCCGACGTGCCGTTTGAGGAGTCCGCGCCGTTCCGCGCCGCGGCAACGCGGCACGGCATCGCGCCAATCTTCATCTGCCCGCCCAACGCCGATGACGAGCTGCTGCGCGAGATCTCCTCGCACGGCCGTGGCTATACCTATCTGCTGTCGCGCGCCGGCGTGACCGGCACCGAAAGCCGCGCCCAGCTGCCGCTGCACCACCTGGTGAACAAACTGCGCGAATATCACGCCGCGCCACCGCTGCAGGGCTTCGGCATTTCCGATCCCGGCCAGGTGAAGGACGCGCTGCAGGCCGGCGCCGCCGGGGCGATTTCCGGTTCGGCGATCGTCAAGATTATCGAGCAGAATCAAGCGAATCCGAGCGAGATGCTGGCCAAGCTGGCCAGCTTTGTCAGCAGCATGAAGGCCGCTACCCGCGGCTGA
- a CDS encoding BON domain-containing protein, with protein MKLFKTLSALCMAAVVAFAVSACAPTAKSEGTGGYIDDTVITTKVKSALLADKNIKSREISVETFKGRVQLSGFVTSSEDANRAVQTTRGVAGVKSVENVMQLK; from the coding sequence ATGAAGCTATTTAAAACCCTTTCGGCCTTGTGCATGGCAGCCGTGGTGGCATTTGCGGTGAGCGCCTGCGCGCCGACGGCGAAATCCGAGGGGACTGGCGGTTATATTGACGATACGGTGATTACCACCAAGGTGAAATCAGCGCTGCTGGCGGATAAAAACATCAAATCGAGAGAGATCAGCGTAGAAACCTTTAAAGGGCGCGTGCAGCTGAGCGGCTTCGTCACTTCCAGCGAAGATGCTAATCGCGCGGTGCAAACCACCCGTGGCGTCGCGGGCGTGAAATCTGTTGAGAACGTCATGCAGTTGAAATAA
- the ompW gene encoding outer membrane protein OmpW, which produces MKKTTLVVLAAMMAPMLASAHQAGDFLFRAGTATVRPNAGSDNVLGLGSLDAKNNTQLGLTFGYMVTDNIGVELLAATPFRHKVTLGGTDLATVHQLPPTLMAQYYFGDKQDKLRPYLGVGVNYTTFFDEKFNDYGKSAGLSNLDLKDSWGVAAQAGLDYNLDEHWMLNMSVWWMNIETKTRFDDANGGHHSFDTRLDPWVFMFGAGYRF; this is translated from the coding sequence ATGAAAAAGACAACTCTGGTGGTATTGGCGGCGATGATGGCCCCTATGTTGGCAAGTGCACATCAGGCAGGTGATTTCCTGTTCCGCGCCGGGACTGCGACGGTGCGCCCGAATGCGGGTTCAGATAACGTGCTGGGCCTGGGATCGCTGGATGCCAAAAACAACACCCAGCTCGGTCTGACCTTCGGCTATATGGTGACCGACAACATTGGCGTTGAGCTGCTGGCGGCTACGCCATTCCGCCACAAGGTGACGCTGGGCGGCACCGATCTGGCGACCGTGCACCAGCTGCCGCCGACGCTGATGGCGCAGTATTACTTTGGCGACAAACAGGACAAGCTGCGCCCTTATCTGGGCGTGGGCGTTAACTACACCACGTTCTTCGACGAAAAATTCAACGACTACGGCAAGAGCGCCGGTTTGAGCAATCTGGATTTGAAAGATTCCTGGGGCGTAGCGGCGCAGGCCGGTTTGGATTACAACCTGGATGAACACTGGATGCTGAACATGTCGGTGTGGTGGATGAACATCGAAACCAAAACCCGTTTCGACGACGCCAACGGCGGCCATCACAGCTTCGATACGCGTTTGGATCCTTGGGTATTTATGTTCGGGGCGGGTTATCGTTTCTGA
- a CDS encoding YkgJ family cysteine cluster protein — MSEILNPCVSCGACCGYFRVSFYWAEAEDGGGVVPLSLTEPLTPFLRCMQGTNSKSPRCTALEGEIGKAVSCSIYLNRPSPCREFDQSGENGLRNEACDRARERYGLPPLPVPLPLSLPDSAIVVEEIDVVQRAGCHSGAEQGTIAH; from the coding sequence ATGAGCGAAATTCTTAATCCCTGTGTCAGCTGCGGCGCATGCTGCGGTTATTTTCGAGTGTCATTCTATTGGGCCGAAGCGGAAGATGGCGGCGGCGTGGTGCCTTTATCCCTTACCGAACCCCTGACCCCGTTCCTGCGCTGCATGCAGGGGACCAACAGCAAGTCCCCGCGCTGTACCGCACTGGAAGGCGAAATCGGCAAGGCCGTTTCCTGTTCCATCTACCTCAACCGCCCCAGCCCCTGCCGCGAGTTCGATCAGTCAGGTGAAAACGGGCTGCGCAACGAAGCCTGCGATCGCGCCCGCGAGCGCTACGGGCTGCCGCCATTACCGGTGCCGCTGCCGTTATCGCTGCCGGACAGCGCAATCGTCGTCGAAGAAATAGACGTAGTGCAACGCGCGGGGTGCCACAGCGGCGCAGAACAGGGTACAATCGCCCACTGA
- a CDS encoding YciC family protein, which translates to MPITANTLYRDSFNFFRNQLASILMLALLTAFISVLLNQAFSPDAEQLKILTATEGDFAASAGMGIQEIIQQMTPEQQMVLLKVSAAATLSALVGNVLLVGGMLTLISLVSQGQRTSALRAIGLSAPELPRLLLLLFICTLLIQLGLTLFVVPGVIMAIAFSLAPVITSADKKGVFASIKLSCKLAFANARVIVPAMMLWLAAKLLVLFMVSHLSVLTPNVASVVLTALSNLVSALLLIYLFRLYMLLRS; encoded by the coding sequence ATGCCTATCACGGCCAACACGTTGTACCGTGACAGTTTTAATTTTTTCCGTAACCAACTGGCCAGCATCCTGATGTTGGCGCTGTTGACCGCGTTCATTTCGGTGCTGCTCAACCAGGCTTTCAGCCCTGACGCCGAGCAATTGAAGATCCTGACCGCAACGGAAGGTGACTTTGCTGCATCCGCCGGTATGGGGATTCAGGAAATCATTCAGCAAATGACGCCGGAACAACAGATGGTGTTGCTAAAGGTATCGGCTGCCGCGACGCTCTCTGCGTTGGTGGGCAATGTGCTGTTGGTTGGCGGGATGTTGACGCTGATTAGCCTGGTGTCTCAGGGGCAGCGCACCAGCGCGCTGCGCGCTATCGGCCTCTCTGCGCCGGAGCTGCCGCGCCTGCTGCTGCTGCTGTTTATCTGCACCTTGCTGATCCAACTGGGCCTGACGCTGTTCGTGGTGCCCGGCGTGATTATGGCCATTGCCTTCTCTCTGGCGCCGGTGATCACCAGCGCCGACAAAAAAGGCGTGTTTGCTTCGATCAAACTGAGCTGCAAACTGGCCTTCGCCAACGCGCGCGTGATCGTGCCAGCGATGATGCTGTGGCTGGCCGCCAAGCTGCTGGTGCTGTTTATGGTAAGCCACCTGTCGGTGCTGACGCCAAACGTCGCCAGCGTGGTGCTGACCGCGTTGAGCAACCTGGTTTCCGCTCTGCTGCTGATTTACCTGTTCCGCCTGTACATGCTGCTGCGCAGCTGA
- a CDS encoding SulP family inorganic anion transporter: protein MQWKSLQALTPGLTHLLGYQRSWLKPDIRAGLSVAAVALPVAIAYAELAGVSPVVGLYSCILPMVAYAFFGSSRQLIVGPDAATCAVIAAVVTPLAAGNMERHWQLTIMMTAMMGGWCLLASRFKLGALADLLSRPILSGLLNGVAITIIVDQIGKVLGFTARPAQLIERIYALPGNLLHSDWLTMAVSLLTLITLIGFKKWRPNWPAPLFAIVLAAFATWAGGLQQHGVVTVGGFGGMLPIVQWPDFQPGLLRDMVIPALNLAVVSFVSMMLTARSFAARNGYEVNADAEFRALGLVNIVSALSQGFAISGADSRTAVNDANGGKSQLVSIIAAAAIAFVLLFLMAPLQFIPVAGLGVVLMYAAWSLLDFRGIWILRRRNVQAFRLAMFTFLSVLLVGVISGIGLAVLLGLMQFLRTVFRPTEQLLGVNEEGMIHSMGNNNGITPVPGVMMYRFNSPLTYFNVAYFKRRILNLVDSTPFQPRWVVVDAVASFTHADISVLAAIDELKRDLLQRNVKLVLAGRRTELTRWFRINRLGRDKDLILVPDLYLALKLIQSKEHAEAPAAP, encoded by the coding sequence ATGCAGTGGAAATCTCTCCAGGCCCTGACGCCTGGTTTGACGCATTTGTTAGGGTATCAGCGCAGCTGGCTTAAGCCGGATATTCGCGCCGGGCTGTCGGTGGCGGCGGTCGCTTTGCCGGTGGCTATCGCCTACGCGGAGCTGGCCGGGGTTAGCCCGGTGGTGGGACTTTATTCTTGTATTTTACCGATGGTGGCCTATGCGTTTTTCGGATCTTCGCGCCAGCTGATTGTCGGGCCGGATGCCGCGACCTGCGCGGTGATCGCCGCGGTGGTGACGCCGCTGGCGGCGGGCAATATGGAACGGCATTGGCAATTGACCATCATGATGACGGCGATGATGGGCGGCTGGTGCCTGTTGGCCAGCCGCTTCAAGCTGGGCGCCCTGGCGGATCTGCTTTCACGGCCGATCCTCAGCGGGCTGCTGAACGGTGTCGCGATCACTATTATCGTCGATCAGATTGGCAAGGTTCTGGGGTTTACGGCGCGGCCGGCGCAGCTGATCGAACGCATCTACGCGCTGCCCGGCAACCTGCTGCACAGCGACTGGCTGACTATGGCGGTGTCTTTGCTGACCTTAATCACGCTGATCGGGTTTAAAAAATGGCGCCCCAACTGGCCGGCGCCGCTGTTCGCCATCGTGCTGGCGGCCTTCGCCACCTGGGCGGGCGGGTTGCAACAGCATGGGGTAGTGACGGTAGGCGGCTTCGGCGGCATGTTGCCCATCGTTCAATGGCCGGACTTCCAGCCGGGCCTGCTGCGCGACATGGTGATCCCGGCGCTTAACCTGGCGGTGGTGAGCTTTGTCAGCATGATGCTGACCGCCCGCAGCTTCGCCGCCAGGAACGGCTATGAGGTGAACGCCGACGCCGAGTTCCGCGCGTTGGGGTTGGTGAATATCGTCTCGGCGCTGTCGCAGGGGTTCGCGATCAGCGGGGCGGATTCGCGCACCGCGGTCAATGACGCCAACGGCGGCAAGAGCCAGTTGGTGTCGATTATTGCGGCGGCGGCGATCGCTTTTGTATTGTTGTTCCTGATGGCGCCACTGCAGTTTATTCCGGTGGCGGGGTTGGGCGTGGTGTTGATGTATGCGGCCTGGTCACTGCTGGACTTTCGCGGCATTTGGATCCTGCGCCGCCGCAACGTCCAGGCTTTTCGCCTGGCGATGTTCACCTTCCTGAGCGTGCTGCTGGTGGGGGTTATCAGCGGCATCGGGCTGGCGGTATTGCTGGGGTTGATGCAGTTTCTGCGCACGGTGTTCCGCCCGACGGAACAGCTGCTGGGGGTGAACGAAGAGGGAATGATCCATTCAATGGGCAACAATAACGGCATCACGCCGGTGCCCGGGGTGATGATGTACCGCTTTAACTCGCCGTTGACCTACTTCAACGTGGCCTATTTCAAACGGCGTATCCTCAATCTGGTGGACAGCACGCCGTTCCAGCCGCGCTGGGTGGTGGTGGATGCTGTCGCCAGCTTTACCCATGCGGATATCAGCGTGCTGGCGGCAATCGATGAATTGAAACGCGACCTGTTACAGCGTAACGTCAAGCTGGTGTTGGCGGGGCGGCGTACCGAGCTGACGCGCTGGTTTCGCATCAATCGGTTGGGGCGCGACAAGGATTTGATTCTGGTACCGGATCTGTATCTGGCGCTGAAGCTGATCCAAAGCAAGGAGCACGCGGAAGCGCCCGCAGCGCCATAA
- a CDS encoding septation protein A, which translates to MKQFLDFLPLIVFFAFYKLYDIYVASGALIVATALALVFTWVKYRKVEKMTLITFLMVLVFGTLTLVFHNDLFIKWKVTVIYALFALALLISQLVLKKPLVQRMLGKELTLPDKVWSNLNLAWAMFFLACGLANIYVAFWLPQSVWVNFKVFGLTVLTLVFTLISGIYIYRHMPEEQKK; encoded by the coding sequence ATGAAGCAGTTTCTTGATTTCCTCCCGCTAATTGTCTTTTTTGCTTTTTATAAGCTGTACGATATCTACGTGGCTTCCGGCGCGCTGATCGTCGCCACCGCGTTGGCGCTGGTGTTTACCTGGGTGAAATACCGCAAGGTAGAGAAGATGACGCTGATCACCTTCCTGATGGTGCTGGTGTTCGGCACCCTGACGCTGGTGTTCCATAACGATTTATTTATCAAATGGAAAGTGACGGTAATCTACGCGCTGTTCGCGCTGGCATTGCTGATCAGCCAACTGGTGCTCAAAAAACCGCTGGTGCAGCGCATGCTGGGCAAAGAGCTGACGCTGCCGGACAAAGTGTGGAGCAACCTCAACCTCGCCTGGGCGATGTTCTTCCTGGCCTGCGGCCTGGCGAACATCTACGTCGCCTTCTGGCTGCCGCAAAGCGTGTGGGTTAACTTCAAAGTATTCGGCCTGACGGTGCTGACGCTGGTGTTCACCCTGATTAGCGGCATCTATATTTATCGG